A region of the Capsicum annuum cultivar UCD-10X-F1 unplaced genomic scaffold, UCD10Xv1.1 ctg21896, whole genome shotgun sequence genome:
tgtAATAGCCTCTTGACTGGCAgggctataaaaatataaaaatactcaaAGATGGGTGCCTGtctgaaaaataaaatgttgATATTAAAGGTATGTCcttgaaaggaaaaattaaatGCCCATATTTTAAAATTGGGTGccttgaataaaaagtaaaaatgcaTATAGGTGAAAATGGACACCTTGAATGAAAGATAAAACAAATGCCCGTATATGAAAGTGGgcgttttgaaaaaaaaaattatattttctctaTAAAAAGTGCtgaaagatttaaaaaaaaaggcaCAATCGTGTCTTGGCTTCAATTGGTACCAATAATTAATAGTGTGCAAAAGAATTACCCCATCTCCTTTCCAGTTAACCGAGATAGACTACAGGGTAACTcctatagtttcaagtggtacctcagACACGCCTAAGTATCGAGAAGATTTTTCATCTtgcttcaaaaaaatattttgagctacGCCTATCCTCATGCTTCAAGTGTCCTCTCCAGAAAGAAAGTCTCATTTCACACATATTTGAGTaatttttctctttgaatttggggacatcaagagaaatacactcacactcagaaataAATTCAATGCATGGAATTGTGATACCATTGACTTgaccttcatgtaagtatccactaatgtgaggaCATTTGGAAtaggatcttgtaggacttgttatCAGCTTATAATACAGGCTTGGGGACGGGTAGGATAAGATTTGTGATGAAAGTGACTAATCCTTTAATGAGCATTACACTGCATTTGTGCTTTCAACATTTGTTGCGGTTTGACGCATAATCTTCTCTGTTGTGCTGCGTTGCCCCTTGCTTTGCatctgttttgattttttttcgaaTCTTGTGCTgaagtttttccttttttttttcaaaaaattatgtattttttattttttttctctttatttgtggGGGCTTTGCTCcttttgaagttttttttattttgtccaTCTGGGATAATATATCTTTTGCATTTTGTGTCTTTGATTGTGAATCTTCATCCTTAATTTACATGTATGTAGTGCACTCAAAGAGGTAGGTCCAAAAGAGggatagtgcatgtaagcactcaaaaaGGTATAGGTGTAGATGTGGTTGTTCAAAGAAAAGGTTTAGGCTCAAAAGAGTGAATGCTAGGGGTTATTGTCATTTGGTGGGCTATGAAAGGCTCAATCGGGTCAAAGAAAGCCTCTGATCCTTTCCTAAACCAAGTGTAACTTAGAATTTAGCCTTAACAGACATTTaggccaagttctagatcaacaattCAATGCAATAAATTAAActaaagctcaccacacaatGCACATGAAACAATGAGTTTGACTTCGTTTTTATCTTAGATGTATGCAAGCGAATTTTTTCAAGCGTTATTTAGGTATGATAAAAGGTACCTAAAGAATCTATGGTTTACCATGAAGTCAGTCCTTTTCATCATACCAAATTGTTCTTTCTCACGCACACTCCTAACTATATTGGCACCAAGcaagtgaaatttaattttttatttaaaaaaatagaactGACCCcaaatgagggttgcctacgCATCTTGTGAAAACAAAAATTAGGTCTGCGGGTGTTCAGGAGACTAAATGGGTAGGGTCTAAGACTAGGGATATGGATAGTTACAAGTTGTAGTAATCAGGGAGTGAGAGGCGTCGAAATAGAGTGGGCATCTAAGTGGATGAGGAGCTTAGggggcaggtagtggaggttatGAGGGTCAGTGATAGGCTAATGACGATTAAGTTGGTTATTTGGGGGCTTACGCTACacgtgtgtagtgtttatgcgcTGCAGGCGGGCTTGGATGAGAAGGTGAAAGCAAGATTTTGGGAGGATTTGGACGAGGTGGTGAAAAACGTGCCCAGATCGGAAATATTTGTCATAGCAGGGGACTTTAATAGGTATATTGGGGTTTTACCAGGAGGCTATGATGATGCGCATGTAAGTTTTGGTTTCGGTGATAGAAATAGGGAGGGAGCTGCTCTGTTACATTTTGTGAGGGTCTTTGGGCTAGTGGTAGTAAACTCGATCTTTtcaaagaaggaggatcacctgattaccttttGAAGCACGATAACTAAGACTCAGTTTGACTTTCtactgcttaggaagggggataagGCTttttgtaaggactgtaaagtcattctgAGTGAGAATATTTTGACCTAGCACAGGCTTTTGATGATGGACTTGATAATGAAGAAGATCAAGAAGAGAATTAAATGGGGAAGGCCGACCTAGAATTAAGTAGAGAGGCTTGACACCAGTTATTGTgctggagataggggagaaggtaacagaaataggggtgtgggagtgtagggggatGTATATGTTATGTGGTATAGAGCTTCCAACTGTATCACGGATACTGTaagagaagtgttgggtgtttcgaggggttGGGTAGAATggcataagggggactggtggtggaaaaaagaagttaagaagaaagtggagattaatAAAGgggcgtatgttaagttgattgagagtaaataTGAATAGGAGAAGTGGGTGAATAGGGAGGTATACAAAGTAGaaaggaaggaggctaagttagcagttacatcTACTAAGACAACATCGTTTGAGATCCTGTATGTGGAGTTAGAGAAGAAAGGCGAGGAAAATAGATTGTATAGGCTGGATAAAGCTAGAGAGCGGAAGGGTCGTGAtctcgatcaagtgaagtgcattaagggggatgATGGTAGAgtttttggtggaggatgttcacattaagaagagatggcaggagtattttcatgACTTGTTGAACGAGGAGGGGGACAGAAGCAttgagttaggggagctggagcactcagaggaaaACCAAAATTTTAGTTACTGTAGATATTTTAAGGTAGAgtaggtcagagaggctatttgTAGGATGCGGAGGGGTAGGGCAACGGGGCCTAACGAaattccggtggatttttggaagtatactAGTGgagcaggtttaaggtggttggttga
Encoded here:
- the LOC124890675 gene encoding uncharacterized protein LOC124890675, which encodes MTIKLVIWGLTLHVCSVYALQAGLDEKVKARFWEDLDEVVKNVPRSEIFVIAGDFNRYIGVLPGGYDDAHEKWVNREVYKVERKEAKLAVTSTKTTSFEILYVELEKKGEENRLYRLDKARERKGRDLDQVKCIKGDDGRVFGGGCSH